Proteins encoded within one genomic window of Amycolatopsis sp. 2-15:
- a CDS encoding metalloregulator ArsR/SmtB family transcription factor, whose translation MNEIAAALGDGARWRIVELLAGRPRSVGELAELTGLRQPQTTKHLQALAKVGVVSVTPLGQRRVYAVDAVPLRAFADRLEVILDKVEAHAGERDVLERYRAAVETETAAADRERWADGREFSFERLVPAPPDVVWRYWVEPAKLADWWAPPAFSVVEVVLDPHPHGEAVVEFRDAEASYRSEGHVQAATENERLVFDLAVLGEASFTTEYDLELDEVAEGTHLRLGLRITDTTVEAAPHIAGIATGWGQVLDNLMDTIKIDTLGAQK comes from the coding sequence ATGAACGAGATCGCAGCAGCGTTGGGTGACGGGGCGCGGTGGCGCATCGTCGAGTTGCTGGCGGGGCGGCCGAGGTCCGTGGGGGAGCTTGCGGAGCTCACGGGGCTGCGTCAGCCGCAGACGACGAAGCACCTCCAGGCGCTCGCGAAGGTCGGAGTGGTGTCCGTGACGCCGCTCGGGCAGAGGCGGGTGTACGCGGTCGACGCCGTGCCGCTGAGGGCGTTCGCGGATCGGCTGGAGGTCATCCTCGACAAGGTCGAGGCGCACGCCGGCGAGCGGGACGTGCTCGAGCGGTACCGGGCGGCCGTCGAGACCGAGACGGCGGCCGCGGATCGGGAGAGGTGGGCGGACGGGCGGGAGTTCTCGTTCGAGCGCCTGGTGCCCGCGCCGCCGGACGTGGTGTGGCGGTACTGGGTGGAGCCGGCGAAGCTGGCCGACTGGTGGGCACCACCGGCGTTCTCGGTGGTCGAGGTCGTACTCGACCCGCATCCGCACGGCGAAGCCGTGGTGGAGTTCCGCGACGCCGAGGCCAGCTACCGGTCCGAAGGCCACGTTCAGGCAGCCACCGAGAACGAGCGGCTCGTGTTCGACCTGGCCGTGCTGGGTGAGGCGTCGTTCACGACCGAATACGACCTGGAGCTCGACGAAGTCGCCGAAGGCACCCACCTGCGGCTCGGGCTGCGCATCACCGACACGACCGTCGAGGCGGCGCCGCACATCGCCGGCATCGCGACCGGCTGGGGCCAGGTCCTCGACAACCTCATGGACACCATCAAGATCGACACCCTGGGAGCACAGAAATGA
- a CDS encoding dihydrofolate reductase family protein produces the protein MTRTVSANISITLDGRYNGAGGPDDLAAIVPYAMTEVARNHLARLHDGATTAVLGRLNAEGFLGFWPTVIDDEDADPRDRGYAKWLVDTEKVVLSTTLTEAPWPHARIANAPAADVITELKATGEGDILVNNSTTVIKALLKADLLDRLYLMITPEIAGGGERLFDDGLPATKWKLSLHETGDLGEMAMVYDRVR, from the coding sequence ATGACCCGCACCGTTTCCGCCAACATCAGCATCACCCTCGACGGCCGCTACAACGGCGCGGGCGGCCCCGACGACCTCGCCGCGATCGTCCCGTACGCCATGACGGAGGTCGCCCGCAACCACCTCGCCCGCCTGCACGACGGCGCCACCACGGCCGTCCTCGGCCGCCTCAACGCCGAAGGCTTCCTGGGCTTCTGGCCGACCGTCATCGACGACGAGGACGCCGACCCCCGCGACCGCGGCTACGCCAAGTGGCTGGTGGACACGGAAAAAGTCGTCCTGTCGACCACGCTCACCGAAGCGCCGTGGCCCCACGCTCGCATCGCCAACGCCCCCGCGGCCGACGTCATCACCGAACTGAAGGCCACCGGCGAGGGCGACATCCTGGTCAACAACAGCACCACCGTGATCAAGGCGCTGCTGAAGGCCGACCTCCTGGACCGCCTCTACCTCATGATCACCCCCGAAATCGCGGGCGGCGGCGAGCGCCTCTTCGACGACGGCCTGCCCGCCACGAAGTGGAAGCTGTCCCTGCACGAAACCGGCGACCTCGGCGAGATGGCGATGGTCTACGACCGGGTCCGGTGA